One genomic region from Candidatus Marinimicrobia bacterium CG08_land_8_20_14_0_20_45_22 encodes:
- a CDS encoding histidinol-phosphatase, translated as MMKNIFENGATWLRADFHLHTKEDREFQYSGFENDFINLYINKLKEEKISVAAITNHNKFALSEYKALSKKARKEEIYILPAVELSVNDGSNGIHTLIIFDPEQWFESGNDLINQFLTSTFSGKTNYENRNGRSNHSLIQTIELLNKFEKNYFIIMAHIEQKCGFLEVLEGGRITEFAENPLFRKAVLGFQKVRTHNKIANLNTWFKNQLPAFVEGSDAKSIEEIGKGDSTFIKIGAFNFDAIKYSLMDFRYRVNKNIPSLTQAYIKSISFTSSKQDLKEIPLSPGMNNFIGIRGSGKSTILETIRYALDISLPETLFDEDKKYKNNLITIFLGSGGKTRLEIIDHRGNLIIAEKIYGDRTNIYENGILNPSLKITPGILKKPLYFGQKDLSNIKGSNSIENLINQLIGEKIKVHRQRIEEKNAEVLNILNDISRHNKSLAQKPDVEAKKASLEYNLKVFTEQKIDEKLNRQIEFDKDANRFKNLKEFEQELITNLEEFISNYRDNFKSYLGYQSKENADLIEKAYHSFENFTKLFNQLPHLLSQMNKENANLSIIEKQFLSKYEDLKEEFSRIKRDINLPNIQADDYVKFTKELENTKFKLTELEKIKGKTSQLQKQLIVSLTQLQNLWNDEFNLVNEEIEKINADQSSIKIVMKFKGDKIKFKEFLKDSIRGTGIREQNIQTLVDEYSDLIEIFRDLNEITTATKVSDILSGGSQFNTFKTRFNENIGTFLTYRVPDYFEIFYKDKPLDEHSLGQRASALIIFLLSLKENDIIIIDQPEDDLDNQTIYDDVIKVLRDLKTKTQFIFATHNPNIPVLGDSEQIISCHYENNKISAILGSIDDINIRKNIVTIMEGGDEAFEKRKRIYELWNQ; from the coding sequence ATGATGAAAAATATTTTTGAAAATGGAGCAACCTGGCTTAGGGCAGATTTTCACCTGCATACTAAAGAGGACAGAGAATTCCAATATTCAGGTTTTGAAAACGATTTTATTAATTTGTACATTAATAAACTGAAGGAAGAGAAAATTTCTGTTGCTGCAATCACTAACCACAACAAATTTGCACTATCAGAATATAAAGCACTTTCAAAAAAAGCACGCAAGGAAGAGATTTATATCTTACCGGCAGTAGAACTTTCTGTTAATGATGGTTCAAATGGTATTCATACTCTTATAATATTTGATCCTGAACAATGGTTTGAAAGTGGAAACGATCTAATTAACCAGTTTCTAACCTCGACTTTTTCGGGGAAAACAAACTATGAAAATAGAAACGGTAGATCAAATCACAGTTTAATCCAAACAATTGAGTTGCTTAATAAATTCGAGAAAAATTATTTCATCATAATGGCTCACATTGAGCAAAAATGTGGATTTTTAGAGGTATTAGAGGGCGGAAGAATCACTGAGTTTGCAGAAAATCCGCTCTTTCGTAAAGCCGTTCTGGGTTTTCAAAAGGTTCGTACTCATAATAAAATTGCGAATCTAAATACATGGTTTAAAAATCAACTTCCTGCATTCGTTGAAGGATCGGATGCAAAATCGATAGAAGAAATAGGTAAAGGCGACAGTACATTTATCAAAATAGGGGCTTTCAATTTTGATGCGATAAAATATTCTCTAATGGACTTTAGATACAGAGTAAATAAAAATATTCCCTCCCTCACCCAAGCATATATAAAATCAATTTCATTTACTAGTAGTAAACAAGACCTTAAAGAAATACCCCTTAGTCCTGGTATGAATAATTTTATAGGGATTCGTGGCAGTGGCAAATCTACAATATTGGAAACAATTCGATATGCATTAGACATATCCCTTCCTGAAACATTATTTGATGAAGATAAAAAATATAAAAATAATCTTATTACTATTTTTCTTGGCAGTGGTGGTAAGACAAGGCTAGAAATAATTGACCATCGGGGAAATCTTATTATTGCAGAGAAAATATATGGTGATCGAACCAATATTTATGAAAATGGAATTCTCAATCCCAGCCTGAAGATAACCCCAGGCATTCTAAAGAAACCTCTTTATTTTGGCCAGAAAGATCTTTCGAATATTAAAGGTTCAAATAGTATTGAGAATTTAATTAATCAACTGATTGGCGAGAAAATAAAAGTTCACAGACAACGAATAGAAGAAAAAAATGCGGAAGTTCTAAATATCTTAAACGACATTTCACGGCATAACAAATCCCTTGCTCAAAAACCAGATGTCGAAGCTAAAAAGGCATCATTAGAATACAACCTTAAAGTATTTACCGAACAAAAAATTGATGAGAAATTGAACAGACAGATTGAATTTGATAAAGATGCAAACCGTTTCAAGAACTTGAAAGAGTTTGAACAGGAATTAATCACTAATCTGGAAGAATTTATTTCCAATTATCGCGATAACTTCAAATCATATTTGGGATATCAGTCAAAGGAGAATGCCGACCTCATAGAAAAAGCATACCATTCATTTGAAAACTTTACAAAACTGTTCAATCAATTACCACATTTGCTTTCTCAGATGAATAAAGAGAATGCAAACCTTTCTATTATTGAAAAACAGTTCCTCAGCAAGTATGAAGACTTGAAAGAAGAGTTTTCTAGAATTAAAAGAGACATAAACCTTCCTAACATTCAGGCAGATGATTATGTCAAATTCACGAAAGAGTTGGAGAATACTAAATTCAAATTAACGGAATTGGAAAAAATAAAAGGCAAGACATCTCAACTTCAAAAACAGTTAATTGTTTCCCTAACCCAATTACAAAATTTATGGAATGATGAGTTCAATCTTGTTAATGAAGAAATTGAAAAAATAAATGCTGATCAATCTTCAATTAAGATCGTAATGAAGTTTAAGGGGGACAAAATAAAGTTTAAGGAGTTTTTGAAAGATAGTATCAGGGGGACTGGAATCCGAGAACAGAACATTCAGACATTGGTGGATGAGTATTCAGATCTGATTGAAATATTCCGCGACTTAAATGAAATTACGACTGCAACTAAAGTGAGCGACATTCTGTCGGGAGGCAGTCAATTCAACACATTCAAAACTCGCTTTAATGAAAATATCGGAACCTTTTTAACATACCGTGTACCGGATTATTTTGAAATTTTTTACAAAGATAAACCTCTCGATGAACATTCTCTTGGTCAGCGAGCATCAGCACTAATCATTTTTCTTTTATCTTTAAAGGAAAATGACATCATAATTATTGATCAGCCGGAAGATGATTTGGATAACCAGACTATTTATGATGATGTAATAAAAGTACTGCGTGATTTGAAAACAAAAACTCAATTCATCTTTGCTACCCACAATCCAAATATTCCGGTACTTGGCGACAGCGAGCAGATTATTAGTTGTCATTATGAAAATAATAAAATTTCTGCAATTTTAGGAAGTATTGATGATATTAATATCCGCAAAAATATCGTAACAATAATGGAAGGCGGAGATGAAGCATTCGAAAAACGTAAAAGGATTTATGAATTATGGAACCAATAG